A genomic region of Arachis stenosperma cultivar V10309 chromosome 9, arast.V10309.gnm1.PFL2, whole genome shotgun sequence contains the following coding sequences:
- the LOC130950084 gene encoding uncharacterized protein LOC130950084, giving the protein MDLFMKRPETAIARNKKEKLRQQNIKEACNKEAVRRVHRYIARWFYQVGIPLNPVRLKSFQEMLWAVGSFGPNLPALTYHALRVPLLNEELEYTKDLLKGHKEQWEKYGCSIMSDTWTDKRQRSIINFLVNSPTGTMFLKSIDASDYVKTGEKNFELLDGIVEKIGEQNVVQVITDNGSNYVLAGKLLMEKIPNLFWIPCAAHCLDLMLEDIGKLPLIQKTIKSAISLVSFTYSHSSTLSMLRQFTNGKELVRHEVTRFATSFLSLERLYDEKENLRRMFTSDE; this is encoded by the coding sequence ATGGACTTGTTTATGAAAAGACCCGAAACTGCcattgcaagaaacaaaaaGGAGAAATTGAGGCAACAGAATATCAAGGAAGCATGTAATAAGGAAGCGGTTCGTAGAGTTCATCGATACATAGCCCGATGGTTCTACCAAGTTGGGATTCCATTGAATCCAGTGAGGTTGAAGAGTTTTCAAGAAATGTTGTGGGCTGTTGGAAGCTTTGGTCCTAATTTACCTGCTCTCACTTATCATGCTCTAAGGGTGCCACTCCTTAATGAGGAATTAGAATACACCAAAGACTTGTTGAAGGGTCATAAGGAACAATGGGAAAAGTATGGTTGCTCTATTATGTCAGATACTTGGACGGATAAGAGACAACGGAGCATTATCAATTTTCTTGTAAACTCTCCTACTGGGACAATGTTTTTGAAGTCTATTGATGCCTCTGATTATGTGAAGACgggtgaaaaaaattttgagctTCTTGATGGTATTGTTGAGAAAATTGGGGAGCAAAATGTTGTTCAAGTTATAACTGACAACGGGAGCAACTATGTTCTAGCCGGTAAGTTGCTGATGGAGAAAATACCGAATTTATTTTGGATCCCGTGTGCTGCCCATTGTTTGGATTTGATGCTTGAAGACATTGGGAAGTTACCGTTAATCCAAAAAACCATAAAAAGTGCCATTTCTTTGGTTAGCTTCACTTATAGCCACTCTAGCACTTTATCCATGTTGAGACAATTCACAAATGGCAAGGAATTGGTGAGGCATGAAGTCACCCGATTTGCCACTTCATTTCTCTCTTTGGAAAGGCTTTATGATGAGAAAGAAAATCTAAGAAGAATGTTCACTTCGGATGAGTAG